The following are encoded in a window of Cupriavidus oxalaticus genomic DNA:
- the folP gene encoding dihydropteroate synthase, which translates to MQQTPQTRYFQCGRFRFALDQRPLVMGILNVTPDSFSDGGQHAGRDAAVRHAEQMLAEGVDIIDIGGESSRPGSAALPLEDELARVIPVVEALRDCGKPLSIDTYKPEVMRAALAAGADLINDIWGFRMPGAVEALAAPQAGQAGLCVMHMQRDPQTMQEDPHYDDVVGEVAGFLAERIAVLRAAGIDDARISLDPGFGFGKTPDHNLRLLGQLPRMALEGLPVLAGISRKSTLGAILGGRPPQQRIAASIAAAVCAVERGAFIVRVHDVEQTVDAVKTWWAVRNESVTAA; encoded by the coding sequence TTGCAGCAGACTCCACAGACCCGGTATTTCCAGTGCGGACGCTTCCGCTTTGCGCTCGACCAGCGCCCGCTCGTGATGGGCATCCTCAATGTGACCCCCGACTCCTTCTCGGACGGCGGCCAGCACGCCGGCCGCGATGCCGCTGTGCGCCACGCCGAGCAGATGCTTGCGGAGGGCGTGGACATCATCGATATCGGCGGCGAATCCAGCCGCCCGGGCTCGGCCGCGTTGCCGCTCGAGGATGAACTGGCGCGCGTGATCCCGGTGGTCGAGGCATTGCGCGACTGCGGCAAGCCCCTGTCGATCGACACCTACAAGCCCGAGGTCATGCGCGCCGCGCTCGCGGCCGGTGCGGATCTCATCAACGATATCTGGGGCTTCCGCATGCCAGGCGCGGTGGAGGCACTGGCGGCGCCGCAGGCGGGACAGGCCGGGCTGTGCGTGATGCACATGCAGCGCGATCCGCAGACCATGCAGGAGGACCCGCACTACGACGATGTGGTCGGCGAAGTGGCGGGCTTCCTGGCCGAACGCATCGCGGTGCTGCGCGCCGCCGGCATCGACGACGCGCGCATATCCCTCGATCCGGGGTTTGGCTTCGGCAAGACGCCGGATCATAATCTGCGCCTGCTCGGCCAGTTGCCGCGGATGGCGCTGGAAGGGCTGCCGGTGCTGGCGGGGATCTCGCGCAAGTCCACCCTGGGCGCGATCCTGGGCGGCCGCCCGCCACAGCAACGAATTGCCGCCAGTATTGCTGCCGCGGTGTGTGCGGTAGAGCGCGGTGCATTTATCGTACGCGTGCATGATGTGGAGCAGACCGTGGACGCGGTCAAGACCTGGTGGGCCGTGCGCAATGAATCCGTCACGGCAGCCTGA